A stretch of Streptococcus sp. oral taxon 061 DNA encodes these proteins:
- the lpdA gene encoding dihydrolipoyl dehydrogenase, with protein MALEVIMPKAGVDMTEGQIVQWNKKVGEFVKEGEILLEIMTDKVSMELEAEEDGYLIAILKGDGETVPVTEVIGYLGEEGENIPTAGSAPEASPAPAVASASNDDGKSDDAYDIVVIGGGPAGYVSAIKAAQLGGKVALVEKSELGGTCLNRGCIPTKTYLHNAEIIENIGHAANRGIVIENPNFTVDMDKLLETKSKVVNTLVGGVAGLLRSYGVDVHKGIGTITKDKNVLVNGSELLETKKIILAGGSKVSKINVPGMESPLVMTSDDILEMNEVPESLVIIGGGVVGIELGQAFMTFGSKVTVIEMMDRIVPAMDAEVSKNLRLILERKGMTILTGTKLQEIIEEDGKLRIKVEGKDDVIANKALLSIGRVPDLEGIGDVEFELDRGRIKVNEYMETSVPGIYAPGDINRTKMLAHAAFRMGEVAAENALKGNHVVAKLNLTPAAIYTLPEVAAVGLTEEQAREKYDVQIGKFNFAANGRAIASDAAQGFVKVIADKKYGEILGVHIIGPAAAELINEASSIIEMEITVEEMLKTIHGHPTYSEVMYEAFADVLGMAIHSPKKNK; from the coding sequence ATGGCCTTAGAAGTAATTATGCCAAAAGCCGGCGTGGATATGACAGAAGGACAAATCGTCCAATGGAATAAAAAAGTCGGAGAATTTGTAAAAGAAGGAGAAATCCTTTTGGAAATCATGACTGACAAAGTCAGCATGGAATTGGAAGCAGAAGAAGATGGTTATTTGATCGCTATCCTGAAAGGTGACGGCGAAACTGTTCCTGTTACTGAAGTTATCGGTTATCTTGGTGAAGAAGGGGAAAATATCCCAACTGCTGGATCAGCACCAGAAGCTAGTCCAGCACCTGCTGTAGCTAGCGCTTCAAACGATGATGGTAAGAGTGATGATGCTTATGATATCGTTGTTATCGGTGGTGGACCTGCTGGTTATGTTTCTGCTATTAAAGCAGCTCAATTAGGTGGTAAGGTTGCTCTTGTTGAGAAATCTGAACTTGGTGGAACTTGCTTGAACCGCGGATGTATCCCAACTAAGACTTACCTTCACAATGCTGAAATTATTGAAAATATCGGTCACGCTGCAAATCGTGGTATCGTGATTGAAAATCCTAACTTCACAGTTGATATGGACAAACTTTTAGAAACAAAATCTAAAGTTGTCAATACACTTGTAGGTGGTGTTGCAGGACTTCTTCGTAGCTATGGAGTTGATGTTCATAAAGGTATCGGTACTATTACTAAAGATAAGAATGTCTTGGTAAATGGTTCTGAATTGCTTGAAACTAAGAAAATCATCCTTGCTGGTGGTTCTAAAGTCAGCAAGATTAATGTTCCGGGTATGGAATCACCACTTGTGATGACGAGTGACGACATCCTTGAAATGAACGAAGTACCAGAAAGCCTTGTGATCATCGGTGGTGGAGTTGTCGGTATCGAACTTGGACAAGCATTCATGACATTCGGATCAAAAGTAACTGTTATCGAAATGATGGATCGTATCGTTCCAGCTATGGATGCAGAAGTATCTAAGAACCTTCGTTTAATCCTTGAACGTAAAGGTATGACGATCTTGACAGGTACTAAACTGCAAGAAATCATTGAAGAGGATGGCAAACTTCGTATCAAAGTTGAAGGAAAAGATGATGTCATCGCAAACAAAGCTCTTCTTTCAATTGGTCGTGTTCCAGATCTTGAAGGTATCGGAGATGTTGAGTTTGAATTAGACCGTGGTCGTATCAAGGTTAATGAATACATGGAAACTTCTGTTCCAGGTATCTATGCACCAGGTGATATCAACCGTACTAAGATGTTGGCTCACGCTGCCTTCCGTATGGGTGAAGTAGCAGCTGAAAATGCTCTTAAAGGAAACCACGTTGTTGCTAAATTGAACTTGACTCCTGCAGCTATCTACACACTTCCAGAAGTAGCAGCAGTTGGTTTAACAGAAGAACAAGCTCGTGAGAAATACGATGTCCAAATCGGTAAATTCAACTTTGCTGCAAACGGACGTGCCATTGCATCTGATGCAGCTCAAGGTTTCGTTAAGGTTATTGCCGATAAGAAATATGGTGAAATCCTTGGAGTCCACATCATTGGTCCTGCAGCAGCAGAATTGATTAATGAAGCATCAAGCATCATCGAAATGGAAATCACTGTTGAAGAAATGCTTAAAACAATCCACGGACACCCAACATACTCTGAAGTTATGTACGAAGCGTTTGCAGATGTTCTTGGAATGGCTATCCATTCACCTAAGAAAAATAAATAA